In Eucalyptus grandis isolate ANBG69807.140 chromosome 4, ASM1654582v1, whole genome shotgun sequence, the following proteins share a genomic window:
- the LOC104442287 gene encoding uncharacterized protein LOC104442287 — MGRVWRALHLLQTEPAIKKLVISVVLDKAFWSAIMNNQSVKKFQELLLSGETSSLRICEEELDWGTDNLGWLLDILKDKIMALVEKFKLLLIAAFQPSQPVAPEAAAELDEKIGSSLLLSVLIILVIVLARVRIA, encoded by the exons ATGGGGAGAGTCTGGCGTGCCCTTCATCTGCTGCAAACAGAGCCAGCTATCAAG AAATTGGTTATTTCGGTAGTCTTGGATAAAGCTTTCTGGAGCGCCATTATGAATAATCAATCAGTGAAGAAGTTCCAGGAGTTGCTTCTCTCAG GTGAAACTAGCAGCCTGCGGATTTGTGAGGAAGAATTAGACTGGGGTACAGACAATCTGGGGTGGCTCTTGGACATCTTGAAGGACAAAATCATGGCCCTCGTTGAAAAATTCAAGCTGCTTTTGATCGCTGCATTTCAACCTTCCCAGCCGGTCGCACCAGAAGCTGCGGCTGAGTTAGACGAAAAAATTGGATCGTCGTTGCTACTTTCGGTCCTAATAATTTTGGTTATAGTGTTGGCACGAGTACGCATTGCTTAA
- the LOC104442288 gene encoding nuclear pore complex protein NUP62, producing PLRRCRVSRSDHPPPRPGPPPPQPRPPSRSDLPLPLSDPPLRSPSLLPPPQTLAPPPPPLSPSPSPPPPPLPPHSPPPPPPPPPPRPTLAPPRTRSRSRSLRLRSPSSSSSISSAFSAPSFSFGSTPAASAPSLFGTPASAPSIFGTPASAPSLFGTPSSAASGGSSPFGMAQPAASASPFGSSSPSLSFGPSGTSASTPFGTPAPSSGASSGSSLFGAATSGAPPFGAASGASSPLFGAAPTSSSTSTTTAAPSLFGTPPSAAAAASGASSFGGTASAASSGAPVFGTSLSTAPPLFGTTATSASPSFFAPAAATAAAASTTAAFSAASASASATTPSFSNIFPSSSAATSSPFAAPTGFSFAKPTSSSSPSLTPSATSTTTSPFSLAPSSSSSQSSFSFAPSAPPSTASSAKPTSFSFVPSAAPSFSTVTTTTSASTPSAVSSSASVSSSTTLPSFAAGFSSAAATSAASAVTAGSLTPASSFTGFGVTATPASSATASSVPSFSLSTKTSTPASSPAPSATTVPAFSIPATTSASTTGSSASTTAAPTSSLIVASSSGTTSSTSAPAAVPKLPSEIVGKTVEEIIKEWNAELQERTGKFRKQANAIAEWDKRILQNRDVLLRLEIEVAKVVETQASLERQLELIETHQQEVDKALQSIEGEAERIYKDEHGLLLDDEAASTRDAMYEQAELIERELEQMTEQIKTVIQTLNSSQGGELDTIDGMTPLDVVVRILNNQLSSLMWVDEKAEEFSSRIQKLARQGSAAERELMGPKLWMS from the exons CCGCTCCGACGATGTCGGGTTTCTCGTTCGGATCATCCGCCGCCGCGGCCGGGTCCTCCTCCGCCGCAACCGCGTCCCCCTTCGCGTTCGGATCTTCCCCTCCCGCTTTCGGATCCTCCTCTGCGTTCACCTTcgctccttcctccgccgcaaACCCtagctccgcctccgcctcccctctctccttctccttcgccccctcctccgcctctccctccccattcgccgccgccgccgccgccgccgcctccaccGCGTCCAACCCTAGCTCCTCCCCGCACCCGCTCCCGCTCCCGCTCCCTTCGGCTTCGctccccctcttcctcttcgtcgaTTTCGTCGGCGTTCTCCGCTCCTTCGTTCTCATTCGGCTCCACGCCGGCGGCTTCCGCGCCGTCGCTCTTCGGCACGCCGGCTTCCGCGCCGTCGATCTTCGGCACGCCGGCTTCCGCGCCGTCGCTCTTCGGCACGCCGTCGTCGGCCGCGTCCGGAGGATCGTCGCCCTTCGGAATGGCTCAGCCTGCCGCGAGCGCCTCGCCGTTCGGGTCGAGTTCCCCTTCGCTATCGTTCGGTCCGTCGGGGACCTCCGCTTCTACTCCGTTCGGTACGCCCGCGCCGTCTTCCGGTGCGAGCTCCGGTTCGTCGTTGTTCGGAGCGGCCACTTCCGGTGCGCCTCCGTTCGGGGCGGCTTCGGGTGCAAGCTCGCCACTGTTCGGTGCGGCTCCGACGTCGTCATCGACTTCGACCACAACCGCCGCTCCGTCTCTGTTTGGGACGCCgccttccgccgccgccgccgcctctggAGCGTCCTCATTCGGAGGAACTGCTTCAGCCGCTAGCTCTGGTGCGCCAGTGTTTGGGACAAGTCTGTCCACGGCTCCTCCCCTGTTCGGTACAACTGCGACCTCCGCGAGTCCAAGTTTCTTCGCCCCGGCCGCAGCCacagccgccgccgcctccaccACAGCTGCGTTTTCCGCAGCTTCTGCATCGGCTTCAGCAACTACTCCTTCATTTTCGAACATATTTCCTTCTAGTTCAGCCGCAACATCATCTCCTTTTGCTGCTCCTACGGGTTTTTCCTTTGCCAAACCCACGAGCTCTAGCTCGCCGTCTTTAACACCCTCTGCAACATCCACAACGACCTCACCCTTCTCGTTGGCaccatcttcctcatcttcgcAGTCCTCTTTCAGTTTCGCGCCGTCAGCCCCGCCCTCGACTGCGTCTTCCGCGAAGCCTAcgtccttttcttttgtcccaTCTGCGGCGCCGTCGTTCTCTACTGTCACCACTACCACCAGCGCGTCGACTCCATCTGCAGTTAGTAGTTCAGCTTCGGTGTCCTCTTCGACGACATTGCCTTCATTTGCTGCGGGCTTCTCGTCGGCGGCTGCGACTTCAGCTGCATCAGCAGTCACTGCAGGATCTTTGACACCTGCCAGTTCCTTCACGGGATTTGGAGTGACCGCAACGCCTGCTTCTTCAGCGACTGCTAGTTCGGTCCCAAGCTTTTCGTTGTCTACCAAAACTTCAACACCAGCTTCATCTCCGGCACCTTCTGCCACCACCGTCCCTGCTTTTA GCATCCCTGCTACAACTTCTGCATCAACAACAGGTTCTAGTGCCAGTACAACTGCAGCTCCAACATCATCTCTTATTGTAGCCTCTAGTAGCGG AACAACATCAAGCACCAGCGCTCCAGCTGCTGTTCCAAAACTACCTTCAGAGATCGTAGGGAAGACTGTTGAGGAG ATTATCAAGGAGTGGAATGCTGAGCTACAAGAGCGAACAGGGAAATTCCGGAAGCAGGCAAATGCCATAGCTGAGTGGGACAAGAGGATTTTGCAGAATCGTGATGTTCTTCTTAGGCTTGAG ATTGAAGTGGCAAAAGTGGTTGAAACGCAAGCTAGCCTGGAGAGACAGCTGGAATTAATTGAAACTCATCAGCAAGAG GTTGACAAGGCTTTGCAGAGCATAGAAGGAGAAGCTGAACGTATTTACAAGGATGAGCACGGACtattgcttgatgatgaagctgCGTCCACTAGAGATGCTAT GTATGAACAAGCTGAGTTGATAGAGAGGGAGCTGGAGCAAATGACGGAACAAATTAAAACAGTCATCCAGACTCTGAATTCCAGCCAG GGTGGAGAGCTCGACACCATTGATGGCATGACACCACTGGATGTTGTTGTCAGGATTTTAAACAATCAGCTTAGCTCTTTAATGTGGGTTGATGAGAAG GCAGAGGAATTTTCCTCACGTATTCAGAAGCTTGCAAGGCAAGGTTCTGCTGCAGAACGCGAATTGATGGGCCCAAAATTGTGGATGTCTTGA